One part of the Solanum dulcamara chromosome 8, daSolDulc1.2, whole genome shotgun sequence genome encodes these proteins:
- the LOC129899991 gene encoding uncharacterized protein LOC129899991 — MPENNISLTNAGTKENQAGRQRQHQNRNKNKEEQQEWQIQKKPRQKEQQKNVQSKQNLAKQTDANTNDTRDDDCNTTKRKDSGIDLSLPHPQVPMIGLNADTNDTLEDDCNITKMKEPSIDLSLPQPHGSPNNFNVVNDVAVVVYGGEDGGIQEEPTNLQEGVTRGRESTLVDHRNDIRAPATTEVTTTTVTRKERYNEYSQQEEDCYTMDKEPPDPKRQNESPQAFNNKSTLALSKKKRDALKKKIIKEMQSGQQSLHDVLVVEHAGIHVTALQIQKPNTGKCALNKEITPQELTDEYRVTHSEDEEDPDQYDEVQKEEEERRALSTRGQQENRKKKQQDNTTSSDNAICKSGIKTRSKSNKSQ, encoded by the exons ATGCCTGAGAATAATATATCTTTAACTAATGCAGGTACAAAAGAAAATCAAGCTGGGAGACAGAGACAACACCAAAATAGGAACAAAAACAAGGAGGAACAACAAGAATGGCAAATTCAGAAAAAACCAAGACAGAAGGAACAACAAAAGAATGTTCAATCAAAGCAGAATCTAGCAAAGCAaacag ATGCTAACACAAATGACACACGGGATGATGACTGCAATACGACAAAAAGGAAGGATTCAGGTATTGATTTATCTCTCCCACACCCCCAAGTCCCGATGATTGGTTTAAATGCTGACACAAATGATACACTTGAGGATGACTGCAATATTACAAAAATGAAGGAGCCaagtattgacttatctctcccacagcctcatggctcccccaataatTTTAATGTTGTGAATGATGTAGCTGTTGTAGTttatggaggtgaggatggggGAATACAGGAGGAACCCACTAACTTGCAGGAAGGGGTTACCAGAGGGAGGGAAAGTACTTTGGTTGACCATAGGAATGACAttagagctcctgctaccacAGAGGTAACTACTACAACTGTAACCAGAAAGGAGAGGTACAATGAATACTCACAACAAGAAGAGGACTGCTACACAATGGATAAGGAACCTCCGGATCCGAAAAGGCAAAATGAGAGTCCTCAGGCGTTTAACAACAAGTCTACATTAGCACTTAGTAAGAAGAAAAGGGATGCgttgaagaagaaaattattaaagaaatgCAATCAGGACAACAGAGCTTACATGATGTACTGGTGGTGGAACATGCAGGCATCCATGTGACAGCTTTGCAAATTCAGAAACCGAATACTGGAAAATGTGCCCTTAACAAGGAAATTACTCCACAAGAACTAACAGATGAATACAGAGTCACACATTCTGAGGATGAGGAAGATCCTGACCAATATGATGAggttcaaaaagaagaggaggaaaGGAGGGCTCTTTCTACCAGGGGTCAGCaagaaaataggaaaaagaagCAACAAGATAACACAACAAGTTCTGATAATGCTATTTGCAAAAGTGGCATCAAAACAAGGTCCAAATCAAATAAGTCTCAATGA